From a single Stigmatopora argus isolate UIUO_Sarg chromosome 4, RoL_Sarg_1.0, whole genome shotgun sequence genomic region:
- the zbtb32 gene encoding uncharacterized protein zbtb32: MHFNLLISSCEFTIAMIRLENTQYSNFLHQANTLRHSGSMCDAFISVKNQTFPAHRLVLACASRKLAETLAHSHTNQDLSRTLEDLSPKTFEQVLDFAYTQSLEVSKDDLQQLLKASQLLEMRPLEQQCQHYLDALPHIIVATPQKHKGNSESEEKAALQQKRYEEELQGIPWIKNNIKETTTEEEPRKKSKLSTLNRGCVITSSVSNFYSSPWTIPSQMWLSMGGLRHKTHNYSTLMGAHVPQLPAEYAIALAPPPILPVQGPHFQSSTHCSVVADLYPNHKQQLYTPTNRNVKTGLQVTTILTSQKTGKIGEIR; encoded by the coding sequence aTGCATTTTAACCTGTTAATATCTTCTTGTGAATTTACAATAGCGATGATCCGACTCGAAAACACGCAATATTCCAACTTCCTGCATCAAGCCAACACTTTGCGCCACTCAGGTTCAATGTGCGATGCATTCATCTCAGTGAAGAACCAGACTTTTCCAGCTCATCGGTTGGTGCTGGCCTGCGCTAGCAGAAAACTTGCCGAGACACTGGCCCACTCACACACAAATCAAGATCTCAGTCGTACACTAGAAGATCTCTCACCCAAGACCTTTGAGCAGGTCCTAGACTTCGCCTACACGCAGAGCCTGGAGGTGTCCAAGGACGACCTACAACAGCTACTAAAGGCTTCTCAGTTATTGGAAATGAGACCACTAGAGCAGCAGTGTCAGCATTACTTGGACGCACTCCCCCACATCATAGTGGCGACACCTCAAAAGCACAAAGGAAATAGTGAGAGCGAAGAAAAAGCAGCTCTCCAACAAAAGCGATATGAAGAGGAACTCCAAGGAATTCCTTggattaaaaacaatataaaagaaACAACAACCGAAGAAGAACCGAGAAAAAAGTCCAAGTTGTCAACTTTGAATAGAGGCTGCGTCATCACCAGTTCAGTTTCCAACTTCTACTCCTCTCCTTGGACCATACCGAGCCAAATGTGGCTATCCATGGGCGGTCTGAGACACAAAACCCACAATTATTCAACTTTAATGGGAGCTCATGTCCCTCAGCTTCCTGCGGAATATGCCATCGCCTTGGCGCCGCCTCCCATCTTGCCTGTCCAAGGTCCCCATTTCCAGTCCTCCACTCACTGCTCAGTAGTAGCGGACTTGTATCCAAATCATAAACAACAGCTTTACACTCCCACAAACAGGAACGTCAAGACGGGCTTGCAGGTAACCACGATATTGACAAGTCAGAAGACAGGCAAAATTGGTGAGATCAGGTAA